Proteins co-encoded in one Halorussus vallis genomic window:
- a CDS encoding ABC1 kinase family protein, which produces MVTLVNLRAYRRFFVVAYHFLPLLFSYARDRRRFLLFGRSRRVTAETRVERAETLLASLLTLGPTFIKLGQLLSTRPDVLPPEYVDVLSKLQDEVPPAPWADARAVLEHELGSVEGNFDAFDTDAISGASLGQVYLAEVDGEQVAVKVRRPGIEDLVDADLRVIRWSLPVLLRFLGEGRAFSLENLADEFARTIRQEMDYDREAEMLAEIRANFEGNDRVAIPSVVESHSGPRVLTMEYIEGTKINDVEALDEMGVDRHDLAVTLQETYLQMLLEDGVFHADPHPGNLAVRDDGTIVFYDFGMSGRVDEFIQRKIVDFYVAVANQDIDGILDALIEMGTLSPEADRATMGKVMELAIEDARGEDIETYRVQQIVGQVEDTIYEFPLRLPSNLALVLRVATVVEGVCVTLDPDFDFISVATDYLTEQGYREESIKQFAGEVGDQIQQSVRSSVRLAPKLERALDRVDRDDFYVRADVEDGNDVFERLAKRIVYGLFVSVGGLSTAILYAFADLQAAAVSAAVSLAVAALLYRSFRKRRGTRVTPQFTRHEMRRREGRE; this is translated from the coding sequence GTGGTCACTCTGGTCAACCTCCGCGCGTACCGACGGTTCTTCGTCGTGGCGTACCACTTCTTGCCCCTCCTGTTCAGCTACGCCCGCGACCGCCGCCGCTTCCTGCTGTTCGGCCGCTCACGCCGGGTCACCGCCGAGACTCGCGTCGAGCGGGCCGAAACCCTGCTGGCGTCGCTGTTGACGCTCGGGCCGACGTTCATCAAACTCGGCCAGTTGCTCTCGACGCGGCCCGACGTGCTCCCGCCGGAGTACGTCGACGTGCTCTCGAAGCTCCAGGACGAGGTGCCGCCTGCGCCGTGGGCCGACGCCCGCGCGGTGCTGGAGCACGAACTCGGGTCGGTCGAGGGCAACTTCGACGCCTTCGACACCGACGCCATCAGCGGCGCGAGCCTCGGGCAGGTCTACCTCGCGGAGGTCGACGGCGAGCAGGTCGCCGTCAAGGTCCGCCGGCCCGGCATCGAGGATCTCGTCGACGCCGACCTGCGGGTCATCCGGTGGTCGCTCCCGGTGTTGCTCCGGTTCCTCGGGGAGGGCCGGGCGTTCTCGCTCGAGAACCTCGCCGACGAGTTCGCCCGGACCATCCGCCAGGAGATGGACTACGACCGCGAGGCCGAGATGCTGGCGGAGATCCGCGCGAACTTCGAGGGCAACGACCGGGTTGCCATCCCGTCGGTCGTCGAGTCGCACTCCGGGCCGCGCGTGCTCACGATGGAGTACATCGAGGGGACGAAGATTAACGACGTCGAGGCGCTCGACGAGATGGGCGTCGACCGCCACGACCTGGCGGTGACCCTCCAGGAGACGTACCTCCAGATGCTGCTGGAGGACGGCGTCTTCCACGCCGACCCCCATCCCGGGAACCTGGCGGTCCGGGACGACGGCACCATCGTCTTCTACGACTTCGGGATGTCGGGCCGGGTCGACGAGTTCATCCAGCGCAAGATCGTCGACTTCTACGTCGCGGTGGCCAACCAGGACATCGACGGTATCCTGGACGCGCTCATCGAGATGGGTACCCTGAGTCCGGAGGCCGACCGGGCGACGATGGGGAAGGTGATGGAACTCGCCATCGAGGACGCCCGCGGGGAGGACATCGAAACCTACCGCGTCCAGCAGATCGTCGGCCAGGTCGAGGACACCATCTACGAGTTCCCGCTTCGCCTGCCCTCGAACCTCGCGCTCGTGCTTCGGGTGGCGACGGTCGTCGAGGGGGTCTGCGTCACCCTCGACCCCGACTTCGACTTCATCTCGGTCGCGACCGACTACCTCACCGAGCAGGGCTACCGCGAGGAGTCCATCAAGCAGTTCGCCGGCGAGGTCGGCGACCAGATACAGCAGTCGGTCCGGTCGTCGGTTCGCCTCGCGCCGAAGTTGGAGCGGGCGCTTGACCGGGTCGACCGCGACGACTTCTACGTCCGGGCCGACGTCGAGGACGGCAACGACGTCTTCGAGCGACTCGCCAAGCGAATCGTCTACGGACTGTTCGTCTCGGTCGGCGGCCTCTCGACCGCCATCCTCTACGCGTTCGCCGACCTCCAGGCGGCGGCCGTCTCGGCGGCCGTCTCGCTCGCCGTCGCCGCCCTCCTCTACCGGAGCTTTCGCAAGCGCCGCGGGACCCGGGTCACCCCGCAGTTCACCCGCCACGAGATGCGACGCCGCGAGGGCCGGGAGTAG
- a CDS encoding Hsp20/alpha crystallin family protein has protein sequence MSALRDAMRELPDAVFADLLESDDAYLLVVDLPGVNDRTVDVSVTDGHLEIEARREKDVPVEFSYLQEERSLFLDADLPLPPDATGAGAEATIDRGVLELHLPKRQAAPEREIPITGR, from the coding sequence ATGTCAGCGCTGCGCGATGCCATGCGCGAGTTGCCCGATGCGGTGTTCGCGGACCTGCTGGAGAGCGACGACGCCTACCTGCTGGTCGTGGACCTGCCGGGTGTCAACGACCGGACGGTCGACGTGAGCGTCACCGACGGTCACCTCGAAATCGAGGCGCGCCGCGAGAAGGACGTGCCCGTCGAGTTCTCCTACCTCCAGGAGGAGCGGTCGCTGTTCCTCGACGCCGACCTGCCCCTGCCGCCGGACGCGACCGGCGCGGGCGCGGAAGCGACCATCGACCGCGGCGTCCTCGAACTCCACCTCCCCAAGCGACAGGCCGCCCCCGAGCGGGAGATTCCGATCACGGGTCGCTGA
- a CDS encoding molybdopterin molybdotransferase MoeA — protein MSDHRPDRKRSGFKDKTRLDEARERLLSTVSAHGRTEELALASADGRALAESVVAARSVPHYARAAMDGYAVRAADTFGASDRSPEILREAGTAEEATEVPPNAAVRVHTGSELPAGADAVVMIEQTETFGGEVEIFDAVAEGENVAPVGEDVEESQRLYEPGHRLRPSDLGLLKSVGVDTVEVAERPTVGVVPTGEELVQSDPDPGEVIETNGLTVSRLVERWGGEATYREVVTDDREALRVAIQRDLTQDVVVTTGGSSVGERDLLPEVVDDLGEILFHGVALKPGHPVAVGVVEGTPVIMLPGYPVACIVNAVQFLRPALKRIGGLPLGDHPTTTARLDRKIRSEPGIRTFARVQLRDESDPDDEDEEDGRDGDAHVAVPTRASGSGVLSSVALADGWVVVPEEREGIPAGEIVEVEDWEALP, from the coding sequence ATGAGCGACCACCGGCCGGACCGAAAGCGGTCCGGTTTCAAGGACAAGACCCGCCTCGACGAGGCCCGCGAGCGCCTGCTGTCGACCGTCTCGGCCCACGGCCGGACCGAGGAGCTCGCGCTCGCGTCGGCCGACGGTCGCGCGCTGGCGGAGTCGGTCGTCGCGGCGCGGAGCGTCCCCCACTACGCCCGGGCGGCAATGGACGGCTACGCGGTCCGGGCCGCCGACACCTTCGGCGCGAGCGACCGCTCGCCCGAAATCCTCCGGGAGGCCGGAACCGCCGAGGAGGCCACGGAGGTTCCCCCAAACGCCGCGGTCCGCGTCCACACCGGGAGCGAACTCCCCGCGGGCGCCGACGCGGTGGTCATGATAGAGCAGACCGAGACGTTCGGCGGTGAAGTCGAAATCTTCGACGCCGTCGCGGAGGGCGAGAACGTCGCGCCCGTGGGCGAGGACGTCGAGGAGAGCCAGCGCCTCTACGAACCCGGCCACCGACTCCGGCCCTCGGACCTCGGCCTCCTCAAATCGGTCGGGGTCGACACCGTCGAAGTCGCAGAACGCCCGACCGTCGGCGTGGTGCCGACCGGCGAGGAACTGGTCCAGTCGGACCCCGACCCCGGCGAAGTGATCGAAACCAACGGGCTGACCGTCTCCCGACTCGTCGAGCGGTGGGGCGGCGAGGCGACCTACCGCGAGGTGGTGACCGACGACCGCGAGGCGCTCCGGGTGGCCATCCAGCGCGACCTCACCCAGGACGTGGTGGTCACGACCGGCGGGTCGTCGGTCGGCGAGCGCGACCTGCTCCCGGAGGTCGTCGACGACCTCGGCGAAATCCTGTTCCACGGCGTGGCGCTCAAACCCGGCCACCCCGTCGCGGTCGGCGTGGTCGAGGGGACGCCCGTGATAATGCTGCCCGGCTACCCCGTCGCCTGCATCGTCAACGCCGTCCAGTTCCTCCGACCCGCGCTCAAGCGCATCGGCGGTCTTCCCCTCGGCGACCACCCCACTACGACGGCACGACTCGACCGGAAGATACGGAGCGAACCCGGAATCCGGACGTTCGCGCGAGTCCAGTTACGGGACGAAAGCGACCCCGACGACGAGGACGAAGAAGACGGTCGGGACGGCGACGCGCACGTCGCCGTCCCGACGCGTGCCAGCGGGTCGGGCGTGCTCTCCAGCGTCGCACTCGCCGACGGGTGGGTCGTGGTGCCAGAAGAACGAGAGGGCATCCCCGCGGGCGAAATCGTCGAGGTCGAGGACTGGGAGGCGCTCCCGTAG
- a CDS encoding YqjF family protein has protein sequence MRDIPALSLTWRDGLFAHWPVEADRVRPLVPDELDVDTRKGSAWVSALPSVAAGVRPASFPASAGLTFPQVNLRTYVRYETEPGVYFLSLDTTTELGVRLARSAYGLPYYHADVEFERSERPTDARSAEEGGEDGTTFDCHFASERDDDAADAPARFSATYRPAGDPFRAPPGSLEAFLAERYRLYVVRDGTVWCARVDRDPWRLREAEATVYADSLWQAAGLPAPADEPLLRYSSGAAFEIRTPFRP, from the coding sequence ATGCGCGACATTCCCGCGCTCTCGCTGACCTGGCGGGACGGCCTGTTCGCCCACTGGCCGGTCGAGGCCGACCGCGTCCGACCGCTGGTGCCCGACGAACTCGACGTCGACACTCGAAAGGGGTCGGCGTGGGTGTCGGCGCTCCCGTCGGTCGCGGCGGGCGTGCGCCCCGCGTCGTTCCCGGCCTCGGCCGGACTCACCTTCCCGCAGGTGAACCTCCGGACCTACGTCCGCTACGAGACCGAACCCGGCGTCTACTTCCTGAGCCTCGACACGACGACCGAACTCGGCGTCCGACTCGCGCGGTCGGCGTACGGCCTGCCGTACTACCACGCCGACGTCGAGTTCGAGCGGAGCGAGCGTCCGACGGACGCTCGCTCCGCCGAGGAGGGTGGCGAAGACGGAACGACGTTCGATTGTCACTTCGCGTCCGAGCGAGACGACGACGCGGCCGACGCCCCCGCGCGGTTCTCCGCGACCTATCGCCCCGCGGGCGACCCATTCCGCGCGCCGCCCGGTTCGCTGGAGGCGTTCCTCGCCGAGCGCTATCGACTGTACGTCGTCCGCGACGGGACGGTCTGGTGCGCGCGGGTCGACCGCGACCCGTGGCGACTCCGCGAGGCCGAGGCGACCGTCTACGCCGACTCGCTGTGGCAAGCGGCGGGGCTTCCGGCGCCCGCCGACGAACCGCTCTTGCGGTACTCCTCGGGCGCGGCGTTCGAGATACGGACGCCGTTTCGGCCGTGA
- a CDS encoding ZIP family metal transporter — translation MNNVTLSRVGLLGFAALVALTPLALLADITKVVGIAWVAFAAMGGAAVLGGREGDTTSASRLVWGYGLASGAMITSAAVFIVPGAIGHHPEYGGFGIAFGVLAGFSAHTLGHRATHTDLPFDHTAAELTAHSLAAGAIIGIVYGNMPGLGLLLGLAIVSHKGPAGYAAAHRLRRAGKPVSVLLFPAAGVGLTAIPAALLELPAGDPLRGVVFGFAAGVFLHVAMDFLPRCELGGEVYEVASVSENAHALLDRLRVRAVASTGAGAVAVFVAWLVLQPGT, via the coding sequence ATTAACAACGTGACACTCTCACGGGTCGGACTCCTCGGATTCGCCGCGCTGGTCGCGCTGACGCCGCTCGCGCTGCTGGCGGACATCACGAAAGTCGTCGGCATCGCGTGGGTGGCGTTCGCGGCCATGGGCGGGGCGGCCGTCCTCGGCGGTCGCGAAGGCGACACGACCAGCGCGAGTCGCCTGGTCTGGGGCTACGGGCTGGCCAGCGGCGCGATGATAACCAGCGCGGCGGTGTTCATCGTCCCCGGCGCCATCGGCCACCACCCCGAGTACGGCGGCTTCGGCATCGCCTTCGGCGTTCTCGCGGGGTTCTCGGCCCACACGCTCGGCCACCGGGCGACTCACACCGACCTGCCGTTCGACCACACCGCGGCGGAACTCACCGCACACTCGCTCGCGGCGGGGGCCATCATCGGCATCGTCTACGGCAACATGCCGGGCCTCGGCCTCCTGCTCGGCCTCGCCATCGTCTCGCACAAGGGGCCGGCGGGCTACGCGGCGGCCCACCGCCTGCGCCGGGCGGGCAAACCGGTTTCGGTGCTCCTCTTTCCGGCCGCCGGGGTCGGCCTCACCGCGATTCCGGCCGCGCTCCTGGAACTGCCGGCCGGCGACCCCCTCAGGGGCGTCGTCTTCGGCTTCGCCGCCGGGGTGTTCCTCCACGTCGCGATGGACTTCCTGCCGCGGTGCGAACTCGGCGGCGAGGTCTACGAGGTGGCTTCGGTGTCCGAGAACGCCCACGCGCTGCTGGACAGACTCCGCGTCCGCGCGGTGGCGAGCACCGGGGCCGGCGCAGTCGCGGTGTTCGTGGCGTGGCTGGTGCTCCAGCCCGGGACGTGA
- a CDS encoding PHP-associated domain-containing protein produces the protein MFTVDLHSHTRFFHGVPSLGRAFDPVGVRLLAKVAKFRGLDGVVTTNHDYYREFDVGGESFSVIPGIEVTTTRGHVLVVGPDPPERTPAGELTPTETVELARDRGCAAIIAHPFRNSTVREADADFDAIEVNGKGTDPAEWVRRLADQRDLPLVGGSDAHYPVEVGRAYTKVDADELTPESVAAAIREGWVAPKVDRSPSQRALRRAYKFIHRQKGWLEHPAPEPPGLGTPPGEEENAPPPRK, from the coding sequence ATGTTCACCGTCGACCTGCACTCGCACACGCGATTCTTCCACGGGGTGCCGAGCCTCGGGCGCGCCTTCGACCCGGTCGGGGTGCGACTGCTCGCGAAGGTGGCGAAGTTCCGCGGCCTCGACGGCGTGGTCACGACGAACCACGACTACTACCGGGAGTTCGACGTCGGCGGCGAGTCGTTCTCGGTGATACCCGGCATCGAGGTCACGACGACGCGGGGCCACGTCCTCGTCGTCGGTCCGGACCCGCCAGAGCGCACCCCCGCGGGCGAACTCACGCCCACCGAAACCGTCGAACTGGCCCGCGACCGCGGCTGTGCGGCCATCATCGCCCACCCGTTCCGCAACAGCACGGTCCGAGAGGCCGACGCCGACTTCGACGCCATCGAGGTCAACGGGAAGGGGACCGACCCCGCAGAGTGGGTCCGGCGGCTCGCCGACCAGCGCGACCTGCCGCTAGTCGGCGGGAGCGACGCCCACTACCCCGTCGAGGTCGGCCGCGCGTACACGAAGGTCGACGCCGACGAACTCACCCCCGAGAGCGTCGCGGCCGCGATTCGCGAGGGCTGGGTCGCCCCGAAGGTCGACCGGAGTCCCTCCCAGCGCGCGTTGCGGCGCGCGTACAAGTTCATCCACCGCCAGAAGGGGTGGCTCGAACATCCCGCGCCGGAACCGCCGGGACTGGGAACGCCGCCGGGCGAGGAGGAGAACGCGCCGCCGCCCCGGAAGTAG
- a CDS encoding DUF1611 domain-containing protein has protein sequence MRVAVLAHEKFPDRAKTAVGLLRYADYDVEAVLDRDNAGKRVSDFVPDVQDAPIVAEMADAPEVDALVVGIAPIGGGFDDTWRSDVTTALERGCDLISGLHYFLEDDDEFARLAAEHGCDIWDVRNPPEDLTVAQGAAAEVDAEVILTVGTDCSVGKMTATLELLEAARERGADAGFVPTGQTGIMIEGWGNPVDRVISDFTAGAVEEMILERGDDYDYLFVEGQGSIVHPAYSAVTCGILHGSMADKLVLCHETGRESIHGYEEFDLPPLGDYVGLYEDLARPVHETDVVAGALNTRSVDDDRRARNAVDAFGDELGVPAADPVRFDVDAVLEALL, from the coding sequence ATGAGAGTCGCGGTACTCGCCCACGAGAAGTTCCCCGACCGCGCGAAGACAGCGGTCGGCCTGCTCCGCTACGCCGACTACGACGTCGAAGCCGTCCTCGACCGGGACAACGCCGGCAAGCGTGTCTCGGACTTCGTCCCGGACGTCCAGGACGCCCCCATCGTCGCCGAGATGGCCGACGCCCCGGAGGTCGACGCCCTCGTCGTCGGCATCGCGCCCATCGGCGGCGGCTTCGACGACACGTGGCGCTCGGACGTGACCACCGCGCTCGAACGGGGCTGTGACCTGATTTCGGGGCTCCACTACTTCCTCGAGGACGACGACGAGTTCGCCCGTCTCGCCGCCGAGCACGGCTGTGACATCTGGGACGTCCGCAACCCGCCCGAGGACCTCACGGTCGCCCAGGGCGCGGCCGCCGAGGTCGACGCCGAGGTGATCCTGACCGTCGGCACCGACTGCTCGGTCGGGAAGATGACCGCCACGCTCGAACTGCTGGAGGCGGCCCGCGAGCGCGGCGCCGACGCGGGGTTCGTCCCGACCGGCCAGACGGGTATCATGATAGAGGGCTGGGGCAACCCCGTCGACCGCGTGATCAGCGACTTCACCGCCGGCGCGGTCGAGGAGATGATTCTGGAGCGGGGCGACGACTACGACTACCTGTTCGTCGAGGGCCAGGGGAGCATCGTCCACCCCGCCTACTCCGCGGTGACCTGCGGCATCCTCCACGGGTCGATGGCCGACAAACTCGTGCTCTGTCACGAGACGGGCCGGGAGTCAATCCACGGCTACGAGGAGTTCGACCTGCCGCCGCTGGGCGACTACGTCGGCCTCTACGAGGACCTCGCCCGACCGGTCCACGAAACCGACGTCGTCGCCGGGGCGCTCAACACCCGGAGCGTGGACGACGACCGCCGCGCCCGCAACGCGGTCGACGCCTTCGGCGACGAACTCGGCGTCCCCGCCGCCGACCCGGTCCGGTTCGACGTCGACGCGGTGCTGGAGGCGCTCCTGTGA
- a CDS encoding dipeptide epimerase: MSLAAEFERVSLPLEHAFTISRGTQETAENVVVRIADGEGNEGVGAAAPSSHYGETADTVEVVLPDLLDAVEEVGDPHQLERVERRMRETVERNPAARCAVSIALHDLAAKRVDLPLYRYWGLDPERTVESSYTIGIDDTETMREKTEQAVERGYATLKVKVGTDRDEEIVSTVREAAPDATIRVDANEAWSPREAVRKVETLADYGVEFVEQPVPAGNPEGMRFVRERAALPIAADESCVTLSDIPRIADKADIANLKLMKCGGLLEAKRMVHAARAHGMEVMLGCMIESNAAIAAAAHLAPLLDYADLDGALLLAEDAYEGVPMPGGEIDLAGLDRPGTGARQVE; this comes from the coding sequence GTGAGCCTCGCCGCGGAGTTCGAGCGGGTGAGTCTGCCGCTCGAACACGCCTTCACCATCTCGCGTGGCACCCAGGAAACCGCCGAGAACGTCGTCGTCCGCATCGCCGACGGCGAGGGCAACGAGGGCGTCGGCGCGGCTGCGCCCTCGAGCCACTACGGCGAAACCGCGGACACCGTCGAGGTGGTTCTGCCCGACCTCCTCGACGCGGTCGAGGAGGTCGGCGACCCCCACCAACTCGAACGCGTCGAGCGCCGAATGCGCGAGACGGTCGAGCGCAACCCCGCGGCCCGCTGCGCCGTCAGCATCGCGCTCCACGACCTCGCGGCCAAGCGCGTCGACCTTCCCCTCTATCGCTACTGGGGCCTCGACCCCGAGCGGACGGTCGAGTCTTCGTACACCATCGGCATCGACGACACCGAGACGATGCGCGAGAAGACCGAGCAGGCTGTCGAGCGGGGCTACGCCACCCTGAAGGTCAAGGTCGGCACCGACCGCGACGAGGAAATCGTCTCGACGGTCCGGGAGGCCGCGCCGGACGCCACGATTCGCGTCGACGCCAACGAGGCGTGGTCGCCCCGCGAGGCCGTCCGGAAGGTCGAGACGCTGGCCGACTACGGCGTCGAGTTCGTCGAACAGCCGGTTCCCGCGGGCAACCCCGAGGGCATGCGGTTCGTCCGCGAGCGCGCCGCTCTGCCCATCGCCGCCGACGAGTCGTGCGTGACGCTCTCCGACATCCCGCGTATCGCCGACAAGGCCGACATCGCGAACCTGAAACTGATGAAGTGCGGCGGCCTGCTGGAGGCGAAGCGGATGGTCCACGCCGCGCGCGCACACGGGATGGAGGTCATGCTCGGCTGTATGATAGAGTCGAACGCCGCCATCGCCGCGGCGGCCCACCTCGCGCCGCTACTCGACTACGCCGACCTCGACGGGGCGTTACTCCTCGCGGAAGACGCCTACGAGGGCGTCCCGATGCCCGGCGGTGAGATAGACCTCGCGGGACTCGACCGTCCGGGAACGGGCGCCAGGCAGGTAGAATGA
- the nhaC gene encoding Na+/H+ antiporter NhaC — protein sequence MPSLNFQPLTYEELSPERRPSLKQALVPVLGVMVFLGIGSGYLGMDPHAPLLWSIVLTGLVGKYWIGLSWDDLYEGMSDSLLMGMQAILILFTIYALISTWIAAGTIPGLMYYGLSVLTPKIFLPVSALLATFVAFSIGSSWTTAGTLGVAFVGIGSGLGIPAPMTAGAILSGAYAGDKQSPLSDTTNLAAAVTNTDLYDHIRAMRNGTLLALGLSVVLYAVLGLRAGGSIPAGQVGAIQNALVSTYDLSLFVFLPLVVTFGLALYGYPALPSLVAGVFAGVFTTVFVQGVGFVAAWDVFLNGTSPQTGVKMVTDLLAHGGLSGSAWTIVIVVLALSLGGLLEGMGVLAVLAHHLAAGVQSRSGLVVTTGFGAFAVNLLSAQQYMSIVVPGMSLRNLYDDYDLESSNLSRAVEACGTPTGALIPWHAGAVYMSGVFGVQTLSLAHFWSSYFPYYFFAFFSPLILVVMGLTGWGLTSQEPGEAPGPSPADD from the coding sequence GTGCCTTCGCTGAACTTCCAGCCGCTCACGTACGAGGAGCTATCGCCGGAGAGACGACCGTCGCTCAAGCAGGCGCTCGTGCCCGTCCTCGGCGTCATGGTCTTCCTCGGCATCGGGTCGGGGTACCTCGGGATGGACCCCCACGCGCCGCTGCTGTGGAGCATCGTGCTGACCGGACTCGTCGGCAAGTACTGGATCGGCCTCTCGTGGGACGACCTCTACGAGGGGATGTCCGACAGCCTCCTGATGGGGATGCAGGCCATCCTCATCCTGTTCACCATCTACGCGCTCATCTCGACGTGGATTGCCGCCGGGACGATTCCGGGGCTGATGTACTACGGGCTGTCGGTGCTCACCCCGAAGATATTCCTGCCGGTGTCGGCCCTGCTGGCGACGTTCGTCGCGTTCTCCATCGGGTCGTCGTGGACCACCGCCGGGACGCTCGGCGTCGCGTTCGTCGGCATCGGGTCGGGGCTGGGCATCCCCGCGCCGATGACCGCCGGCGCCATCCTGAGCGGCGCGTACGCGGGTGACAAACAGTCGCCGCTCTCGGACACCACGAACCTCGCGGCCGCGGTCACCAACACCGACCTCTACGACCACATCCGGGCGATGCGAAACGGCACCCTACTCGCGCTCGGCCTCTCGGTCGTCCTGTACGCGGTGCTCGGTCTGCGGGCCGGCGGGTCGATTCCCGCGGGGCAAGTCGGCGCGATTCAGAACGCGCTGGTGAGCACCTACGACCTCTCGCTGTTCGTCTTCCTCCCGCTGGTGGTCACCTTCGGCCTCGCACTCTACGGCTACCCCGCGCTCCCGTCGCTCGTGGCGGGCGTCTTCGCGGGCGTGTTCACCACCGTGTTCGTCCAGGGTGTGGGATTCGTCGCCGCCTGGGACGTCTTCCTCAACGGTACGAGTCCCCAGACGGGCGTGAAGATGGTCACCGACTTGCTCGCCCACGGCGGCCTCTCGGGGTCGGCCTGGACCATCGTCATCGTCGTGCTCGCGCTCTCGCTCGGCGGCCTGCTCGAAGGGATGGGCGTACTCGCGGTGCTGGCCCACCACCTCGCCGCCGGCGTCCAGAGCCGCTCGGGCCTCGTCGTCACCACCGGCTTCGGCGCGTTCGCGGTCAACCTGCTGTCCGCTCAGCAGTACATGTCTATCGTCGTTCCGGGGATGTCGCTACGGAACCTCTACGACGATTACGACCTCGAGAGTTCGAACCTCTCGCGGGCGGTCGAGGCCTGTGGGACGCCGACCGGCGCGCTCATCCCGTGGCACGCCGGGGCGGTGTACATGTCGGGGGTCTTCGGCGTCCAGACGCTCTCGCTGGCGCACTTCTGGAGTTCGTACTTCCCCTACTACTTCTTCGCGTTCTTCTCGCCGCTCATCCTCGTCGTCATGGGGCTAACCGGGTGGGGCTTGACGAGCCAGGAACCGGGCGAGGCCCCCGGCCCGTCGCCCGCCGACGACTGA